In the Malania oleifera isolate guangnan ecotype guangnan chromosome 1, ASM2987363v1, whole genome shotgun sequence genome, one interval contains:
- the LOC131168198 gene encoding probable galactinol--sucrose galactosyltransferase 1, whose amino-acid sequence MTVGAGISVADGRLLVLGSCILTDVHDNIVVTPAAGGDLVHGAFVGVRSDRVGSRRVFPVGKLQGLRFMCVFRFKLWWMTQRMGSCGKDIPFETQFLIVEAQDGSHFGQSSQYVVFLPILEGDFRAVLQGNAHNEMEICLESGDPAVDGFEGSHLVFVAAGCDPFDVITNAVKSVEKHLQTFCHRERKKMPDFLNWFGWCTWDAFYTDVTAEGVRRGLESLEKGGISPKFVIIDDGWQSVSMDANGIESKADNAANFANRLTHIKENHKFQKDGKEGLRVQDPTMGLSHIVTEIKEKHALKYVYVWHAITGYWGGVRPGVTEMEHYESKMAYPISSPGVQLNESCDCLNRITTNGLGLVHPEKVFNFYNELHSYLASAGINGVKVDVQNILETLGAGHGGRVKLARKYHQALEASILRNFPDNGIISCMSHNTDGLYSAKRTAVIRASDDFWPRDPASHTIHIASVAYNTVFLGEFMQPDWDMFHSLHPMAEYHGAARAVGGCAIYVSDKPGHHDFDLLKKLVLPDGSILRAKLPGRPTRDCLFSDPARDGKSLLKIWNLNDFTGVMGVFNCQGAGWCQVGKKNLIHDEQPGTITGVIRAKDVDYLPRVAGDKWTGDTVIYSHLGGEVVYLPKDSSMPITLKAKEYEVFTVVPVKELSNGTSFAPIGLTKMFNSGGSIKELNYEADGIGIVGMKVHGCGIFGAFSFARPKRVTVDSEEIDFRYEEGSRLVTVVLRVPEQELFLWTIVMEL is encoded by the exons ATGACGGTGGGAGCTGGCATATCGGTGGCCGACGGGAGGCTCTTGGTGTTGGGCAGCTGCATTCTCACCGATGTTCACGACAACATTGTAGTGACTCCGGCCGCCGGCGGCGATTTAGTCCACGGAGCTTTCGTCGGCGTCCGGTCTGACCGCGTCGGAAGCCGCCGGGTCTTCCCTGTCGGAAAGCTTCA AGGATTGCGTTTTATGTGTGTGTTCCGGTTCAAGCTGTGGTGGATGACACAGAGGATGGGCAGCTGTGGGAAAGACATTCCCTTCGAGACCCAGTTTTTGATAGTTGAAGCACAGGACGGTTCTCATTTTGGCCAATCTTCACAATATGTTGTTTTCTTACCAATTTTGGAAGGAGACTTCAGAGCTGTTCTTCAAGGGAATGCACACAATGAGATGGAGATCTGTTTGGAAAGTG GAGATCCTGCGGTGGATGGATTTGAGGGTAGTCATTTGGTTTTCGTTGCAGCTGGATGTGACCCATTTGATGTCATCACAAACGCTGTGAA GAGTGTGGAGAAACATTTGCAGACATTCTGCCATCGCGAGAGAAAGAAG ATGCCGGACTTTTTAAACTGGTTTGGCTGGTGTACGTGGGATGCTTTCTATACAGATGTCACTGCAGAGGGGGTGAGGCGAGGATTAGAGAG TTTGGAGAAGGGCGGGATTTCCCCAAAATTTGTCATCATTGATGATGGATGGCAATCAGTCAGCATGGATGCTAATGGTATCGAATCCAAAGCAGATAATGCAGCCAA CTTTGCAAACAGGTTAACACACATAAAGGAGAACCACAAATTTCAGAAAGATGGTAAAGAAGGTCTCAGAGTTCAGGATCCCACCATGGGACTTAGCCACATTGTTACTGAAATCAAAGAAAAACATGCTTTGAA GTACGTTTATGTGTGGCATGCAATAACAGGGTACTGGGGTGGTGTTCGACCTGGTGTTACAGAAATGGAACACTATGAATCCAAAATGGCTTACCCCATTTCCTCACCTGGCGTCCAGCTGAACGAGTCTTGTGATTGTTTGAACAGAATTACAACAAATGGGCTTGGCCTTGTGCATCCTGAGAAAGTTTTTAACTTCTATAATGAACTTCATTCCTATCTAGCATCTGCCGGGATCAATGGTGTCAAAGTTGATGTTCAGAACATCCTTGAAACTCTTGGGGCAGGCCATGGTGGAAGAGTGAAACTTGCTAGAAAATACCATCAGGCCTTGGAAGCTTCCATTTTGAGAAACTTCCCTGATAATGGAATTATTTCCTGCATGAGTCATAACACAGATGGTTTGTATAG TGCGAAGAGGACAGCAGTTATAAGAGCATCAGATGATTTCTGGCCAAGAGATCCCGCATCACACACAATTCACATTGCATCAGTTGCTTACAACACCGTTTTTCTCGGGGAATTCATGCAGCCAGATTGGGATATGTTCCAT AGCCTGCACCCTATGGCGGAATATCACGGAGCAGCTCGTGCCGTTGGAGGATGTGCCATTTATGTCAG TGACAAGCCTGGACATCATGACTTTGACCTCCTGAAGAAGCTTGTGCTTCCTGATGGCTCTATACTAAGAGCCAAACTTCCTGGTAGACCAACGAGGGACTGTTTGTTCTCTGATCCTGCCAGAGATGGGAaaag TCTTCTGAAGATATGGAATCTAAATGATTTCACTGGAGTCATGGGGGTTTTCAACTGCCAAGGAGCTGGGTGGTGCCAGGTTGGAAAGAAGAACCTTATCCACGATGAACAACCTGGCACTATTACCGGGGTTATCCGAGCCAAAGATGTTGATTATTTGCCCAGAGTTGCTGGTGACAAATGGACTGGGGATACCGTAATATATTCCCATCTTGGTG GAGAGGTGGTGTATCTTCCCAAGGATAGCTCTATGCCTATAACATTGAAGGCCAAAGAGTATGAAGTTTTTACTGTGGTTCCTGTTAAGGAACTGTCTAATGGCACTTCCTTTGCTCCCATTGGTCTCACCAAAATGTTCAACTCCGGAGGATCCATCAAGGAGTTAAACTATGAGGCCGATGGAATTGGGATAGTTGGAATGAAAGTTCACGGGTGTGGAATATTTGGGGCATTTTCGTTCGCTCGGCCTAAAAGGGTAACTGTTGATTCAGAGGAAATAGATTTTAGATATGAAGAAGGATCTCGATTAGTTACTGTTGTTCTGAGAGTTCCAGAGCAGGAGTTGTTCCTGTGGACAATAGTTATGGAGCTATGA